One part of the Dysidea avara chromosome 10, odDysAvar1.4, whole genome shotgun sequence genome encodes these proteins:
- the LOC136268244 gene encoding kinetochore-associated protein 1-like isoform X2: protein MAVRFLVQCLSTMTTLSQLELNHHCTFPYMVIERACCISMEQCSGTCQCGTLENENTSGKNDGIQLWEREDTDYVLSDVPMWALEDTGVCKCEPCPDNQSIFLAITEDHCLVVLQALAGLVIITNVWDKKPVKDFVFCVPSLDRCKPKACVLTAPSEQKLATINLVTLPGLEVAHSVAVSPTASLCVGIMSEECLLFTDSDGDRANGLHICQLVLASGEDKLQRLILQKKFTEAETYALSNGLDVELVYKAQAEFLLEAASKLSDKSISKKTDELIACLKKIKDVRYVCELCVTSSMMSYDLTNTLLQYCYQFSGTDSSHGEIHTKISGILHKLTTFQLVHGAQEFSVPVWQSFLNTGVVDAVKTLLQQGDFSRAAYVWTTSLGELLEVVDTAVMVDILKAIPGTASSQLLTSWISDIMLPFILQQLPLMLKDFLSWAESIVYGMEVNEKEQWPTNGLSMVTAIQRLLHSFKSDMFVGRDALYKLWEDLVSQLSDMCYLQTQFQFSVSLAHHSKVTSEEIVYQLLDRVTVPELVVSIVDSQVRPYCDRHKLNVDVVLLNYVRKPGNQMKSASEFALERKIVALVKSIGNKQYQVNGCMELVIQPVSRWSKEMEQLVKTCLSYSCAGIEELASRYKWMCLKKILLEYGITDTPSVNVTWNLVKLIRYILRRPNSLSDALQVAEHYQLPEADVHYYHIQNLFLAGEFPSAWEALHSLSDTIGCTVSSDLFTSSLEYAAQAITINCGTEHIRAITTCVLCLEYLKEKGTTEMIDSLLVYVSRWDCNVDWFLHQLRCLQTLAEKYSIHLSLDQLSDKHHCTRLLDKLTEQYLSPTSSPDNQEAGGASNTCMPSASNLVSVASLLGLSETEIYRKLLKKLCEMAPDLDQQKFSSVLTALGNNPDKETAIILKQCMTEVWKMVTAETASSLDQQQKLLELLDTLSTKAIMISPPGQLEECVEMWRVLRLCIITGRQCKDNMSFSTIEFQPQEEHTCYDLWCWPRRYVESGMILDYEAIMPLVMSEASVFVGTKPDQSSAMLSLCKPLANNALHQLALDWALMTYHHYLQQETSNLSGKHIPPKAQMIKECGFAINGLLKTMMSKVLSAKRLEHFYGLSLLLSCQPQTSRKQLSLEGLHHRMDSGHYTTIQGMCQLGLDYGSVTGDHEVTSLAGDYYKHASWGRKLEPYKVPVAMAGDKSAGWKVVSSMMKEPRIPLSMILDYCKDYNLDCDEVLVHYLTIALEEWPHGYQGVTSDIVELLKNSEWLEKFFCDLLDKISPYDYERISFVLEQLKLFGTEEWSPSENLSLLRQLQQYSRVSAPPQCELQFYQHHLAVNAEIADSMVVQDKSLPAESKHRLPFHALLEETLAESILAPELYPHTINKLLRIAEELKISAENCYGLAIKNEFAAHPKDIVIDNIVEIISKIDDISVAISAAKWAVRQLKSPEDADKRAKVLQKAIELVKKCQAIATSPKEKEKATSSLDQLTKAYQAAMAEQLLVEYNIALPQYVAQAETIGLVITSLYTDVPQLGTIPVHEVVDKLLALKPQLKFSKIQSKLLDTWLHSRGRSHDTTVDQDITQTNISFSCVDEENTAEDDDNYKRLTYLLSKRDHLESNVKHLLNMLKVDTSVMPTRTKVTVFKVLFAIAPKKLLEKISNTSATVLSSQYQVLLFLCELEWLHVRLNPDEFQSINKLGVIHQLLKNHSHEPRAMWLAVEMCQHFHINDTLPWTALLKQMHTLGMLVHIRKLLIGLSSQLCVSLVPVLTSIWDPVIMYPFKQGVNPQDQPAECQKSIELLLKVDIPVFGTIEHFVMSLWGVGFRLEALFCCSMLRLGTQKWQTVNDLLKNITPRECVAVLDKATSVSLLYSKSVTEILYNYINHVSKFELVIGTPHFQSLVVYLVEKDQMENLLVATLKAKRLTDAIKLTDLYYHTKENFSGTEALREYISTHGLETTITEL, encoded by the exons TGAACTTAACCACCACTGCACTTTTCCATATATGGTAATAGAGAGGGCTTGTTGTATATCTATGGAGCAGTGCAGTGGAACTTGTCAATGTGGGACACTTGAAAACGAGAACACCAGT GGTAAGAATGATGGGATACAACTGTGGGAGAGAGAGGATACTGATTATGTTCTCAGTGATGTGCCAATGTGGGCACTAGAAG ATACTGGAGTATGTAAGTGTGAACCTTGTCCTGACAACCAATCAATATTCCTTGCCATCACTGAGGAC CACTGTCTAGTAGTACTGCAAGCTCTTGCTGGGCTGGTAATTATAACCAATGTGTGGGATAAAAAACCAGTTAAAGACTTTGTTTTCTGTGTGCCATCCTTGGATCGGTGTAAGCCGAAAGCTTGCGTGCTCACAGCTCCTTCAGAACAAAAG ctagctactatcaACCTGGTGACCCTACCTGGGCTAGAGGTGGCTCATTCTGTGGCTGTGTCACCTACAGCCAGTCTGTGCGTTGGAATAATGTCAGAG GAATGTTTGCTGTTCACTGATTCTGATGGTGACAGAGCAAATGG GTTACACATTTGTCAGCTAGTACTAGCCAGTGGCGAGGACAAGCTACAGAGACTAATACTACAAAAGAAGTTCACAGAAGCAGAGACCTATGCTCTCAGcaatggccttgatgtggag CTAGTGTATAAGGCTCAAGCTGAGTTTCTATTGGAAGCAGCCAGCAAATTGTCTGATAAAAGCATAAGTAAAAAAACAGATGAACTAATTGCTTGCTTAAAGAAAATAAAG GATGTTCGGTATGTATGTGAACTATGTGTGACATCTTCGATGATGTCATATGACCTCACAAACACTTTGTTACAATACTGCTATCAG TTTTCTGGTACAGATTCATCTCATGGTGAAATACATACAAAG ATTAGTGGAATTCTCCACAAGCTAACTACATTTCAGTTGGTTCATGGGGCACAAGAATTCAG tgtgccTGTGTGGCAGTCATTCTTGAACACCGGTGTGGTGGATGCTGTGAAGACATTACTACAGCAAGGTGACTTCTCTCGGGCTGCTTACGTCTGGACTACCTCACTA GGAGAACTATTAGAAGTTGTTGATACTGCAGTCATGGTGGATATATTGAAGGCTATTCCCGGCACTGCTTCTTCGCAGCTACTGACATCTTGGATTAGTGATATAATGTTGCCTTTCATCTTACAACAGTTACCTTTGATGTTG AAAGATTTCCTGTCTTGGGCAGAAAGTATTGTCTATGGTATGGAAGTGAATGAAAAG GAACAATGGCCAACCAATGGCCTCTCCATGGTTACTGCAATCCAGAGACTGCTGCACAGCTTCAAGTCAGACATG TTTGTAGGGAGAGATGCATTGTACAAGTTATGGGAGGACTTGGTTAGTCAGCTGAGTGACATGTGCTACCTGCAGACGCAGTTCCAATTCTCAGTGTCACTGGCACACCATAGTAAG GTCACCAGTGAGGAGATAGTGTATCAGTTGTTAGACCGAGTGACTGTTCCTGAGCTGGTGGTGAGTATTGTTGACTCACAAGTGCGACCGTACTGTGACCGGCACAAGTTAAATGTGGATGTTGTCTTGCTGAATTACGTCAGG AAACCAGGGAATCAGATGAAGTCTGCATCAGAGTTTGCATTGGAGAGGAAAATTGTAGCATTAGTGAAGTCTATTGGTAATAAACAG TATCAAGTTAATGGTTGTATGGAGCTGGTCATACAGCCAGTTAGTAGATGGAGTAAAGAAATGGAACAACTGGTGAAGACTTGTCTCAGCTACTCTTGTGCTGG GATTGAGGAACTAGCAAGTCGGTACAAGTGGATGTGTTTGAAGAAGATCCTGTTGGAGTATGGTATTACTGATACTCCTTCTGTCAATGTTACCTGGAACCTG GTGAAGTTGATCAGGTACATTCTGAGGAGACCAAACTCATTATCTGATGCCCTTcag GTTGCTGAACATTATCAACTACCTGAGGCTGATGTACACTATTACCACATTCAGAACCTCTTCTTAGCTGGAGAA TTCCCAAGTGCCTGGGAGGCTCTACATTCACTCAGTGATACTATTGGCTGTACTGTGTCCTCTGACCTGTTCACTAGCTCACTGGAATATGCAGCACAAGCAATCACCATCAActgt GGTACTGAGCACATCAGAGCTATCACCACTTGTGTACTATGTTTGGAGTACCTGAAGGAAAAGGGCACTACAGAAATGATCG ACTCTCTCCTGGTGTACGTTAGCCGATGGGATTGTAATGTGGATTGGTTTCTGCATCAGCTAAGATGTCTGCAAACCCTTGCA GAAAAATACTCCATCCACCTCTCTCTGGATCAACTGTCGGACAAGCATCATTGTACCCGACTGCTAGACAAGTTGACAGAACAATATCTGTCACCTACATCTTCACCAGATAATCAG GAGGCTGGAGGGGCTAGTAATACCTGTATGCCATCAGCAAGCAATCTTGTCAG TGTGGCCAGCCTCCTTGGACTAAGTGAAACTGAAATTTACAGAAAATTACTGAAGAAGCTGTGTGAAATGGCCCCTGACTTGGATCAACAAAAGTTTTCATC TGTTCTTACTGCACTGGGCAACAACCCTGACAAAGAGACGGCCATCATTTTAAAACAATGCATGACTGAAGTGTGGAAGATGGTGACAGCAGAAACAGCGTCAAGTCTAGACCAGCAACAGAAGCTATTGGAACTGCTGGACACCCTCTCAACTAAGGCCATAATGATCTCCCCTCCAG GTCAACTGGAGGAATGTGTGGAGATGTGGAGAGTGTTGAGGTTGTGTATCATCACTGGTAGACAGTGTAAGGATAACATGAGCTTCTCTACTATTGAGTTTCAGCCACA GGAGGAGCATACGTGTTATGATTTGTGGTGCTGGCCTAGAAGATATGTAGAGAGTGGGATGATCCTTGATTATGAGGCCATAATGCCTTTAGTGATGAGTGAAGCTTCAGTGTTTGTTGGTACTAAACcag ATCAGTCCTCAGCTATGCTGTCACTATGCAAGCCACTAGCTAACAATGCGCTCCATCAGTTAGCACTGGACTGGGCACTGATG ACCTACCACCACTACCTGCAGCAGGAGACATCAAACCTGTCAGGGAAGCACATCCCACCCAAG GCACAGATGATAAAGGAGTGTGGTTTTGCCATTAATGGCTTGTTGAAGACAATGATGTCAAAG GTTTTGTCAGCCAAGAGATTGGAGCACTTCTATGGCTTGTCACTGCTGCTGTCATGTCAACCACAAACCAGTCGTAAACAGTTATCCTTGGAGGGGTTACATCACAGGATGGATAGTGGTCACTATACTACCATACAG GGCATGTGTCAGTTAGGGTTGGACTATGGCAGTGTTACTGGTGATCATGAGGTGACCAGTCTAGCTGGGGACTACTACAAACATGCCAGCTGGGGTAGGAAACTGGAGCCATACAAG GTTCCAGTTGCAATGGCGGGAGACAAGTCAGCAGGATGGAAGGTTGTCAGTAGCATGATGAAGGAACCAAGGATTCCTCTCTCTATGATACTAGACTACTGCAA AGACTACAATCTTGATTGTGATGAAGTATTGGTACACTATCTCACAATTGCATTGGAAGAGTGGCCTCATGGATATCAAGGTGTCACAAGTGATATTGTAGAACTACTGAAAAACTCTGAATGGCTTGAGAAATTCTTCTGTGATCTGCTAGACAAG ATAAGTCCATACGACTATGAAAGAATCAGTTTTGTGCTGGAACAGTTGAAATTATTTGGCACTGAAGAATGGTCACCATCGGAG AATCTTTCATTACTGAGGCAACTACAACAGTATTCACGTGTTTCTGCACCGCCTCAATGTGAACTACAATTCTACCAACATCACCTTGCAGTTAATGCTGAAATAGCCGATAGCATGGTTGTGCAGGATAAAAGTTTGCCTGCTGAAAGCAAACATCGTCTTCCATTTCATGCCCTACTAGAAGAAACACTAGCTGAGTCAATTCTAG CTCCTGAGTTATACCCACATACTATTAACAAACTATTGCGGATTGCTGAAGAACTAAAG ATTTCAGCTGAGAATTGTTATGGTCTGGCTATCAAGAATGAGTTTGCTGCACATCCTAAGGACATCGTCATTGACAACATTGTTGAGATTATCTCAAAGATTGATGACATCAGCGTTGCCATTAGTGCAGCAAAGTGGGCCGTGAGGCAACTCAAGTCACCTGAAGATG CTGATAAACGTGCTAAAGTGTTGCAGAAGGCAATAGAGTTGGTTAAGAAATGTCAAGCAATTGCAACCTCACCAAAA GAGAAGGAGAAGGCTACATCATCACTTGACCAGTTAACAAAAGCCTACCAGGCAGCCATGGCTGAACAGTTGTTGGTTGAATACAATATAGCATTACCCCAGTATGTGGCACAGGCAGAAACTATTGGGCTGGTCATCACAAGTCTGTACACTGATGTGCCTCAACTAGGGACTATCCCTG TTCATGAAGTTGTTGATAAATTACTGGCACTAAAGCCCCAGCTGAAGTTCAGCAAGATACAGAGCAAGTTACTAGAT ACCTGGCTACACTCCAGAGGGAGATCACATGACACAACAGTGGACCAGGATATCACACAA ACTAACatatcattcagttgtgttgatGAGGAGAATACTGCTGAAGATGATGATAATTATAAAAG GTTAACTTATTTACTTAGCAAACGAGATCACTTagaaagcaatgtcaaacattTGCTAAACATGTTAAAG GTTGATACCTCTGTCATGCCAACTCGTACGAAGGTCACAGTTTTCAAAGTGTTGTTTGCTATTGCACCTAAAAAGTTACTGGAGAAGATTAGCAATACATCAGCAACAGTGTTAAG CTCACAGTATCAAGTATTGCTGTTCCTCTGTGAGCTTGAGTGGCTTCATGTCCGACTTAATCCCGATGAGTTCCAGTCCATCAACAAACTAGGTGTCATCCATCAACTACTGAAGAATCATTCCCACGAGCCCAGG GCGATGTGGCTAGCTGTTGAGATGTGTCAACATTTCCACATCAATGATACCCTACCATGGACTGCATTACTGAAACAGATGCACACATTGGGAATG TTGGTTCACATTAGGAAACTACTCATCGGCCTGTCATCTCAGCTCTGTGTGTCCTTG GTGCCAGTGTTGACTTCAATATGGGACCCTGTCATTATGTACCCCTTCAAACAAG GTGTGAATCCTCAAGACCAGCCAGCTGAGTGTCAGAAATCAATTGAGCTTCTTCTCAA AGTTGATATTCCGGTGTTTGGGACTATCGAGcattttgtgatgtcattgtggggGGTGGGGTTCAGGCTGGAGGCATTGTTCTGCTGCAGCATGTTGAGGCTTGGTACACAAAAATGGCAGACTGTCAAT
- the LOC136268249 gene encoding uncharacterized protein has protein sequence MLTVVYSIIVVILSKELVVADECILYEFKSPFYPGKSCEDIYTKNPESHERSGYFWITDGPRRVYCGMTYTGSSCEDIYSNNPETRDKSGYYRVNNNHWTYCNMTAIVADNFIPTCAGVGGGWRRIAQINVSAGDDCPSGWIKATESGVSFCRVISNGSDTCSSTYFPTHGISYQRVCGKARGYQKGHSIGFLGLSTTSTIDSVYLSGLSITYGSSPRQHIWTYVTGFTETYSWRYNCPCAQYTGDPAPSFVGSNYYLIPYGTTQVV, from the exons ATGCTGACAGTAGTTTACAGTATAATAGTTGTGATTCTCAGTAAGGAATTAGTTGTGGCTGATGAGTGTATTCTGTATGAGTTCAAGTCACCTTTCTATCCTGGTAAGTCTTGTGAGGACATCTATACAAAAAACCCAGAGAGTCATGAGAGATCAGGGTATTTCTGGATCACTGATGGTCCCAGGAGAGTTTATTGTGGGATGACTtatactggatcatcttgtgaggacatctacAGCAATAATCCTGAAACACGTGACAAGTCAGGGTACTATCGGGTTAACAACAACCATTGGACATATTGCAACATGACAGCAATAGTTGCCGATAACTTTATCCCCACTTGTGCTGGTGTGGGAGGAGGGTGGAGAAGGATTGCCCAAATCAATGTCAGTGCTGGAGATGATTGTCCCAGTGGATGGATCAAAGCCACAGAATCTGGAGTTAGTTTTTGTCGAGTTATCAGTAATGGCAGTGATACTTGCTCTTCCACATATTTTCCTACTCATGGAATAAGCTATCAGAGGGTGTGTGGGAAAGCTCGGGGATATCAGAAAGGACACTCCATAGGGTTTCTTGGATTAAGCACAACATCAACGATTGATAGTGTCTATTTGTCAGGTTTGTCCATCACTTACGGCAGCAGTCCCCGTCAGCACATCTGGACTTATGTCACCGGATTTACTGAAACATATTCGTGGCGATACAACTGCCCATGTGCCCAATATACTGGTGATCCAGCTCCCTCTTTTGTTGGTAGCAACTATTACT TGATCCCTTATGGGACAACACAGGTTGTGTGA